One Corynebacterium tuberculostearicum DNA window includes the following coding sequences:
- a CDS encoding YebC/PmpR family DNA-binding transcriptional regulator, translating to MSGHSKWATTKHKKAANDAKRGKEFAKLIKNIEVAARTGGGDPAANPTLDDMIKKAKKASVPNDNIERARKRGSGEEAGGADWETIMYEGYGPNGVAMLIECLTDNRNRAATDVRTAMSKNGGNLGESGSVAYMFTRTGYVLVEKGELTEDDVLMAVLEAGAEEVKDQGEKFEIVCAPTDVQAVKDALKDADIQVDDSDNDFRASVEVPLEANDAKKIFRLIDALEDSDDVQNVYTNMDLSDEVLAELNED from the coding sequence ATGTCAGGCCACTCGAAATGGGCAACTACCAAGCATAAGAAGGCTGCCAACGATGCCAAGCGTGGCAAGGAATTTGCCAAGCTGATCAAGAACATCGAAGTGGCGGCTCGTACCGGCGGTGGTGACCCAGCGGCTAACCCAACCCTTGATGACATGATCAAGAAGGCCAAGAAGGCCTCCGTCCCCAATGACAATATTGAGCGTGCTCGCAAGCGCGGTTCCGGTGAAGAAGCCGGCGGCGCCGATTGGGAAACCATCATGTACGAGGGCTACGGCCCCAACGGCGTAGCCATGCTCATTGAGTGCCTTACGGATAACCGCAACCGTGCGGCAACCGACGTGCGTACCGCGATGTCCAAGAACGGCGGCAACCTGGGTGAGTCCGGCTCTGTGGCCTACATGTTCACCCGTACCGGCTACGTCTTGGTAGAAAAGGGCGAGCTGACGGAGGATGACGTCTTGATGGCCGTGCTGGAAGCAGGCGCGGAAGAGGTCAAGGACCAGGGCGAGAAGTTTGAGATTGTTTGCGCGCCGACGGACGTGCAGGCAGTCAAGGACGCGCTCAAGGACGCCGATATTCAGGTCGATGACTCCGACAATGACTTCCGTGCGTCTGTCGAGGTACCGCTGGAGGCCAATGACGCCAAGAAGATTTTCCGCCTCATCGACGCCTTGGAAGACTCCGACGATGTGCAAAACGTCTACACCAATATGGATCTCTCCGATGAGGTTCTAGCCGAGCTGAACGAGGACTAA